From Mytilus edulis chromosome 8, xbMytEdul2.2, whole genome shotgun sequence, one genomic window encodes:
- the LOC139486319 gene encoding F-BAR and double SH3 domains protein 2-like isoform X4 — protein sequence MMQPPPRKVKHAAVLKNIHSEQVSKLQAKHQQECELLEDIRNFSRQRSIIEKEYAQSLLKLTTSLLKREFSATPDLSTDDGQEHKSPSGRTALGVWRTILEETERLAKARLQAAEIYMEKIAEPLKPLKSAKIQCYKKMVPQLTTYQQEISQTVNEMVKSQKTYNIDQTLTHDARQKAAEANDRLSRKSTGIFTSLASLQKNCAKLNTRRDGCEVKSTNSRNEYLLCLAASSAHQHRYYSTNLPDLIDTLDGDMYDHIRDYFLTYGKAALDVSTQEKSACENIFTEADLIDRNFNHQCFLYCNKILTDKVQYQFEPCHNDKCNKISKEHGADLQVDKEARKWATKIAKETKAIRDHEKTLKALEATAAGDLGSDSGTGMENNQQEIEQKIEEMKQHIRKAETAKDKAEARIEMLRDSGVNVDEWLASAQAESLRVEEDAMSRSSSQVSVRSDSTGKMSNEIEQTYTKYDDDDDFIDDTFEATKYDDSYLSHGSSEHAYPVPKRCRAIYDFQASNGDELDMVENEQLEIISSGEGDGWVKGRNHEGREGYIPENYVEMFGDNENIEFHPVTQSDFQATSPPHTEVVSPTSSIDPMRQEVTSYSSSDMEVQMTTNTMPVDNPDLSDGIWARALYDYSGLSDEELSFNEGMLIKVLRKDDNGVDDGYWEGEINGKVGVFPSLVVEVLHSGLKVPPQLSPPPVTITPATPAEEIAPSPLSPSYKQVSARTHRSSSHHHRKPHSNHRRSHSGTINADSYESAV from the exons AGCCTCCTGAAATTGACCACAAGCCTTTTGAAAAGAGAATTTTCTGCCACACCAGATCTCAGTACAGATGATGGTCAAGAGCATAA GTCTCCATCTGGAAG AACCGCTTTGGGAGTATGGAGGACAATCTTGGAAGAGACAGAAAGACTCGCCAAGGCTCGGCTTCAGGCAGCTGAAATATACATGGAGAAAATAGCTGAGCCTCTGAAACCTCTAAAATCTGCTAAAATACAATGTTATAAAAAG ATGGTACCCCAGTTGACCACTTATCAACAAGAGATCAGCCAGACTGTGAATGAGATGGTCAAATCACAGAAAACCTATAATATTGACCAAACACTGACCCATGATGCAAGACAAAAAGCTGCTGAGGCTAACGACAG attatcAAGAAAATCTACAGGAATTTTTACTTCCCTAGCAAGTTTACAGAAAAATTGTGCCAAG TTAAATACCCGACGAGACGGATGTGAAGTCAAATCTACAAACTCACGAAATGAATATTTATTATGTTTAGCTGCAAGCAGTGCTCATCAACATCGGTATTACTCAACGAATTTACCCGATCTCATAGAc acaTTAGATGGAGATATGTATGACCATATTAGAGATTATTTTCTGACCTATGGGAAAGCTGCATTAGATGTCAGTACTCAGGAAAAATCTGCTTGTGAAAATATATTCACTGAAGCTGATTTA attGACAGAAATTTTAATCACCAGTGCtttctttattgtaataaaatattaacaGACAAAGTGCAATACCAGTTTGAACCATGTCATAACGATAAG TGCAATAAAATATCCAAGGAACATGGTGCAGACCTTCAGGTTGATAAAGAGGCCAGGAAATGGGCCACAAAAATAGCCAAGGAGACCAAAGCCATCAGGGACCATGAAAAAACACTCAAGGCCCTTGAGGCCACAGCAGCAGGGGACTTG GGATCTGACTCTGGAACAGGGATGGAAAACAATCAACAAGAGATTGAACAGAAAATAGAAGAAATGAAACAGCACATCAGGAAAGCTGAA ACTGCCAAAGATAAGGCTGAGGCCAGGATAGAAATGCTCAGAGATTCTGGAG TAAATGTAGATGAATGGTTAGCCAGTGCTCAGGCTGAAAGTCTGCGGGTAGAAGAAGATGCCATGTCCAGAAGTTCTAGTCAAGTGTCTGTGAGGAGTGATAGTACGGGAAAG ATGAGCAATGAAATTGAACAAACCTATACAAAGTATGATGACGATGATGACTTCATTGATGACACATTTGAAGCTACAAAATATGATGATAGCTACCTCTCACATGGAAGTTCTGAGCATGCATACCCAGTGCCAAAGAGATGTAGAGCTATTTATGATTTTCag GCCAGTAATGGAGACGAACTTGACATGGTGGAAAATGAACAATTAGAAATAATCAGTAGTGGTGAAGGTGATGGCTGGGTCAAAGGTCGTAATCATGAAGGTCGTGAAGGTTACATTCCAGAGAATTATGTTGAAATGTTTGGAGACAATGAAAATATTGAATTTCATCCTGTGACTCAGTCAGACTTTCAGGCAACATCACCTCCTCATACTGAGGTAGTGTCACCGACCTCGTCAATAGATCCCATGAGACAGGAAGTGACATCATATTCCTCTAGTGACATGGAGGTACAGATGACAACCAATACAATGCCAGTAGATAATCCAGATCTGTCAG ATGGAATTTGGGCCAGAGCTTTGTATGACTATTCAGGTTTATCTGACGAGGAATTATCATTCAATGAGGGAATGTTGATAAAAGTTCTACGTAAAGATGATAACGGTGTGGACGATGGCTACTGGGAAGGAGAAATAAATGGGAAAGTTGGTGTTTTCCCGTCACTGGTAGTGGAGGTACTACACTCGGGTTTGAAG GTTCCTCCACAGTTATCTCCCCCTCCTGTCACCATAACACCGGCCACACCAGCTGAGGAGATTGCTCCATCACCATTATCACCATCATATAAACAAG TTTCAGCCAGAACACATAGGAGTTCTTCTCATCATCACCGTAAACCCCATTCAAATCATCGTAGATCACACTCCGGCACAATTAATGCTGATTCTTATGAATCAGCTGTGTAA
- the LOC139486319 gene encoding F-BAR and double SH3 domains protein 2-like isoform X6, producing the protein MMQPPPRKVKHAAVLKNIHSEQVSKLQAKHQQECELLEDIRNFSRQRSIIEKEYAQSLLKLTTSLLKREFSATPDLSTDDGQEHKSPSGRTALGVWRTILEETERLAKARLQAAEIYMEKIAEPLKPLKSAKIQCYKKMVPQLTTYQQEISQTVNEMVKSQKTYNIDQTLTHDARQKAAEANDRLSRKSTGIFTSLASLQKNCAKLNTRRDGCEVKSTNSRNEYLLCLAASSAHQHRYYSTNLPDLIDTLDGDMYDHIRDYFLTYGKAALDVSTQEKSACENIFTEADLIDRNFNHQCFLYCNKILTDKVQYQFEPCHNDKCNKISKEHGADLQVDKEARKWATKIAKETKAIRDHEKTLKALEATAAGDLGSDSGTGMENNQQEIEQKIEEMKQHIRKAETAKDKAEARIEMLRDSGVNVDEWLASAQAESLRVEEDAMSRSSSQVSVRSDSTGKMSNEIEQTYTKYDDDDDFIDDTFEATKYDDSYLSHGSSEHAYPVPKRCRAIYDFQASNGDELDMVENEQLEIISSGEGDGWVKGRNHEGREGYIPENYVEMFGDNENIEFHPVTQSDFQATSPPHTEVVSPTSSIDPMRQEVTSYSSSDMEVQMTTNTMPVDNPDLSDGIWARALYDYSGLSDEELSFNEGMLIKVLRKDDNGVDDGYWEGEINGKVGVFPSLVVEVLHSGLKVPPQLSPPPVTITPATPAEEIAPSPLSPSYKQGKYARRYCFNASKR; encoded by the exons AGCCTCCTGAAATTGACCACAAGCCTTTTGAAAAGAGAATTTTCTGCCACACCAGATCTCAGTACAGATGATGGTCAAGAGCATAA GTCTCCATCTGGAAG AACCGCTTTGGGAGTATGGAGGACAATCTTGGAAGAGACAGAAAGACTCGCCAAGGCTCGGCTTCAGGCAGCTGAAATATACATGGAGAAAATAGCTGAGCCTCTGAAACCTCTAAAATCTGCTAAAATACAATGTTATAAAAAG ATGGTACCCCAGTTGACCACTTATCAACAAGAGATCAGCCAGACTGTGAATGAGATGGTCAAATCACAGAAAACCTATAATATTGACCAAACACTGACCCATGATGCAAGACAAAAAGCTGCTGAGGCTAACGACAG attatcAAGAAAATCTACAGGAATTTTTACTTCCCTAGCAAGTTTACAGAAAAATTGTGCCAAG TTAAATACCCGACGAGACGGATGTGAAGTCAAATCTACAAACTCACGAAATGAATATTTATTATGTTTAGCTGCAAGCAGTGCTCATCAACATCGGTATTACTCAACGAATTTACCCGATCTCATAGAc acaTTAGATGGAGATATGTATGACCATATTAGAGATTATTTTCTGACCTATGGGAAAGCTGCATTAGATGTCAGTACTCAGGAAAAATCTGCTTGTGAAAATATATTCACTGAAGCTGATTTA attGACAGAAATTTTAATCACCAGTGCtttctttattgtaataaaatattaacaGACAAAGTGCAATACCAGTTTGAACCATGTCATAACGATAAG TGCAATAAAATATCCAAGGAACATGGTGCAGACCTTCAGGTTGATAAAGAGGCCAGGAAATGGGCCACAAAAATAGCCAAGGAGACCAAAGCCATCAGGGACCATGAAAAAACACTCAAGGCCCTTGAGGCCACAGCAGCAGGGGACTTG GGATCTGACTCTGGAACAGGGATGGAAAACAATCAACAAGAGATTGAACAGAAAATAGAAGAAATGAAACAGCACATCAGGAAAGCTGAA ACTGCCAAAGATAAGGCTGAGGCCAGGATAGAAATGCTCAGAGATTCTGGAG TAAATGTAGATGAATGGTTAGCCAGTGCTCAGGCTGAAAGTCTGCGGGTAGAAGAAGATGCCATGTCCAGAAGTTCTAGTCAAGTGTCTGTGAGGAGTGATAGTACGGGAAAG ATGAGCAATGAAATTGAACAAACCTATACAAAGTATGATGACGATGATGACTTCATTGATGACACATTTGAAGCTACAAAATATGATGATAGCTACCTCTCACATGGAAGTTCTGAGCATGCATACCCAGTGCCAAAGAGATGTAGAGCTATTTATGATTTTCag GCCAGTAATGGAGACGAACTTGACATGGTGGAAAATGAACAATTAGAAATAATCAGTAGTGGTGAAGGTGATGGCTGGGTCAAAGGTCGTAATCATGAAGGTCGTGAAGGTTACATTCCAGAGAATTATGTTGAAATGTTTGGAGACAATGAAAATATTGAATTTCATCCTGTGACTCAGTCAGACTTTCAGGCAACATCACCTCCTCATACTGAGGTAGTGTCACCGACCTCGTCAATAGATCCCATGAGACAGGAAGTGACATCATATTCCTCTAGTGACATGGAGGTACAGATGACAACCAATACAATGCCAGTAGATAATCCAGATCTGTCAG ATGGAATTTGGGCCAGAGCTTTGTATGACTATTCAGGTTTATCTGACGAGGAATTATCATTCAATGAGGGAATGTTGATAAAAGTTCTACGTAAAGATGATAACGGTGTGGACGATGGCTACTGGGAAGGAGAAATAAATGGGAAAGTTGGTGTTTTCCCGTCACTGGTAGTGGAGGTACTACACTCGGGTTTGAAG GTTCCTCCACAGTTATCTCCCCCTCCTGTCACCATAACACCGGCCACACCAGCTGAGGAGATTGCTCCATCACCATTATCACCATCATATAAACAAG
- the LOC139486319 gene encoding F-BAR and double SH3 domains protein 2-like isoform X7 produces MMQPPPRKVKHAAVLKNIHSEQVSKLQAKHQQECELLEDIRNFSRQRSIIEKEYAQSLLKLTTSLLKREFSATPDLSTDDGQEHKTALGVWRTILEETERLAKARLQAAEIYMEKIAEPLKPLKSAKIQCYKKMVPQLTTYQQEISQTVNEMVKSQKTYNIDQTLTHDARQKAAEANDRLSRKSTGIFTSLASLQKNCAKLNTRRDGCEVKSTNSRNEYLLCLAASSAHQHRYYSTNLPDLIDTLDGDMYDHIRDYFLTYGKAALDVSTQEKSACENIFTEADLIDRNFNHQCFLYCNKILTDKVQYQFEPCHNDKCNKISKEHGADLQVDKEARKWATKIAKETKAIRDHEKTLKALEATAAGDLGSDSGTGMENNQQEIEQKIEEMKQHIRKAETAKDKAEARIEMLRDSGVNVDEWLASAQAESLRVEEDAMSRSSSQVSVRSDSTGKMSNEIEQTYTKYDDDDDFIDDTFEATKYDDSYLSHGSSEHAYPVPKRCRAIYDFQASNGDELDMVENEQLEIISSGEGDGWVKGRNHEGREGYIPENYVEMFGDNENIEFHPVTQSDFQATSPPHTEVVSPTSSIDPMRQEVTSYSSSDMEVQMTTNTMPVDNPDLSDGIWARALYDYSGLSDEELSFNEGMLIKVLRKDDNGVDDGYWEGEINGKVGVFPSLVVEVLHSGLKVPPQLSPPPVTITPATPAEEIAPSPLSPSYKQGKYARRYCFNASKR; encoded by the exons AGCCTCCTGAAATTGACCACAAGCCTTTTGAAAAGAGAATTTTCTGCCACACCAGATCTCAGTACAGATGATGGTCAAGAGCATAA AACCGCTTTGGGAGTATGGAGGACAATCTTGGAAGAGACAGAAAGACTCGCCAAGGCTCGGCTTCAGGCAGCTGAAATATACATGGAGAAAATAGCTGAGCCTCTGAAACCTCTAAAATCTGCTAAAATACAATGTTATAAAAAG ATGGTACCCCAGTTGACCACTTATCAACAAGAGATCAGCCAGACTGTGAATGAGATGGTCAAATCACAGAAAACCTATAATATTGACCAAACACTGACCCATGATGCAAGACAAAAAGCTGCTGAGGCTAACGACAG attatcAAGAAAATCTACAGGAATTTTTACTTCCCTAGCAAGTTTACAGAAAAATTGTGCCAAG TTAAATACCCGACGAGACGGATGTGAAGTCAAATCTACAAACTCACGAAATGAATATTTATTATGTTTAGCTGCAAGCAGTGCTCATCAACATCGGTATTACTCAACGAATTTACCCGATCTCATAGAc acaTTAGATGGAGATATGTATGACCATATTAGAGATTATTTTCTGACCTATGGGAAAGCTGCATTAGATGTCAGTACTCAGGAAAAATCTGCTTGTGAAAATATATTCACTGAAGCTGATTTA attGACAGAAATTTTAATCACCAGTGCtttctttattgtaataaaatattaacaGACAAAGTGCAATACCAGTTTGAACCATGTCATAACGATAAG TGCAATAAAATATCCAAGGAACATGGTGCAGACCTTCAGGTTGATAAAGAGGCCAGGAAATGGGCCACAAAAATAGCCAAGGAGACCAAAGCCATCAGGGACCATGAAAAAACACTCAAGGCCCTTGAGGCCACAGCAGCAGGGGACTTG GGATCTGACTCTGGAACAGGGATGGAAAACAATCAACAAGAGATTGAACAGAAAATAGAAGAAATGAAACAGCACATCAGGAAAGCTGAA ACTGCCAAAGATAAGGCTGAGGCCAGGATAGAAATGCTCAGAGATTCTGGAG TAAATGTAGATGAATGGTTAGCCAGTGCTCAGGCTGAAAGTCTGCGGGTAGAAGAAGATGCCATGTCCAGAAGTTCTAGTCAAGTGTCTGTGAGGAGTGATAGTACGGGAAAG ATGAGCAATGAAATTGAACAAACCTATACAAAGTATGATGACGATGATGACTTCATTGATGACACATTTGAAGCTACAAAATATGATGATAGCTACCTCTCACATGGAAGTTCTGAGCATGCATACCCAGTGCCAAAGAGATGTAGAGCTATTTATGATTTTCag GCCAGTAATGGAGACGAACTTGACATGGTGGAAAATGAACAATTAGAAATAATCAGTAGTGGTGAAGGTGATGGCTGGGTCAAAGGTCGTAATCATGAAGGTCGTGAAGGTTACATTCCAGAGAATTATGTTGAAATGTTTGGAGACAATGAAAATATTGAATTTCATCCTGTGACTCAGTCAGACTTTCAGGCAACATCACCTCCTCATACTGAGGTAGTGTCACCGACCTCGTCAATAGATCCCATGAGACAGGAAGTGACATCATATTCCTCTAGTGACATGGAGGTACAGATGACAACCAATACAATGCCAGTAGATAATCCAGATCTGTCAG ATGGAATTTGGGCCAGAGCTTTGTATGACTATTCAGGTTTATCTGACGAGGAATTATCATTCAATGAGGGAATGTTGATAAAAGTTCTACGTAAAGATGATAACGGTGTGGACGATGGCTACTGGGAAGGAGAAATAAATGGGAAAGTTGGTGTTTTCCCGTCACTGGTAGTGGAGGTACTACACTCGGGTTTGAAG GTTCCTCCACAGTTATCTCCCCCTCCTGTCACCATAACACCGGCCACACCAGCTGAGGAGATTGCTCCATCACCATTATCACCATCATATAAACAAG
- the LOC139486319 gene encoding F-BAR and double SH3 domains protein 2-like isoform X8: MMQPPPRKVKHAAVLKNIHSEQVSKLQAKHQQECELLEDIRNFSRQRSIIEKEYAQSLLKLTTSLLKREFSATPDLSTDDGQEHKSPSGRTALGVWRTILEETERLAKARLQAAEIYMEKIAEPLKPLKSAKIQCYKKMVPQLTTYQQEISQTVNEMVKSQKTYNIDQTLTHDARQKAAEANDRLSRKSTGIFTSLASLQKNCAKLNTRRDGCEVKSTNSRNEYLLCLAASSAHQHRYYSTNLPDLIDTLDGDMYDHIRDYFLTYGKAALDVSTQEKSACENIFTEADLIDRNFNHQCFLYCNKILTDKVQYQFEPCHNDKCNKISKEHGADLQVDKEARKWATKIAKETKAIRDHEKTLKALEATAAGDLGSDSGTGMENNQQEIEQKIEEMKQHIRKAETAKDKAEARIEMLRDSGVNVDEWLASAQAESLRVEEDAMSRSSSQVSVRSDSTGKMSNEIEQTYTKYDDDDDFIDDTFEATKYDDSYLSHGSSEHAYPVPKRCRAIYDFQASNGDELDMVENEQLEIISSGEGDGWVKGRNHEGREGYIPENYVEMFGDNENIEFHPVTQSDFQATSPPHTEVVSPTSSIDPMRQEVTSYSSSDMEVQMTTNTMPVDNPDLSDGIWARALYDYSGLSDEELSFNEGMLIKVLRKDDNGVDDGYWEGEINGKVGVFPSLVVEVLHSGLKVTL, translated from the exons AGCCTCCTGAAATTGACCACAAGCCTTTTGAAAAGAGAATTTTCTGCCACACCAGATCTCAGTACAGATGATGGTCAAGAGCATAA GTCTCCATCTGGAAG AACCGCTTTGGGAGTATGGAGGACAATCTTGGAAGAGACAGAAAGACTCGCCAAGGCTCGGCTTCAGGCAGCTGAAATATACATGGAGAAAATAGCTGAGCCTCTGAAACCTCTAAAATCTGCTAAAATACAATGTTATAAAAAG ATGGTACCCCAGTTGACCACTTATCAACAAGAGATCAGCCAGACTGTGAATGAGATGGTCAAATCACAGAAAACCTATAATATTGACCAAACACTGACCCATGATGCAAGACAAAAAGCTGCTGAGGCTAACGACAG attatcAAGAAAATCTACAGGAATTTTTACTTCCCTAGCAAGTTTACAGAAAAATTGTGCCAAG TTAAATACCCGACGAGACGGATGTGAAGTCAAATCTACAAACTCACGAAATGAATATTTATTATGTTTAGCTGCAAGCAGTGCTCATCAACATCGGTATTACTCAACGAATTTACCCGATCTCATAGAc acaTTAGATGGAGATATGTATGACCATATTAGAGATTATTTTCTGACCTATGGGAAAGCTGCATTAGATGTCAGTACTCAGGAAAAATCTGCTTGTGAAAATATATTCACTGAAGCTGATTTA attGACAGAAATTTTAATCACCAGTGCtttctttattgtaataaaatattaacaGACAAAGTGCAATACCAGTTTGAACCATGTCATAACGATAAG TGCAATAAAATATCCAAGGAACATGGTGCAGACCTTCAGGTTGATAAAGAGGCCAGGAAATGGGCCACAAAAATAGCCAAGGAGACCAAAGCCATCAGGGACCATGAAAAAACACTCAAGGCCCTTGAGGCCACAGCAGCAGGGGACTTG GGATCTGACTCTGGAACAGGGATGGAAAACAATCAACAAGAGATTGAACAGAAAATAGAAGAAATGAAACAGCACATCAGGAAAGCTGAA ACTGCCAAAGATAAGGCTGAGGCCAGGATAGAAATGCTCAGAGATTCTGGAG TAAATGTAGATGAATGGTTAGCCAGTGCTCAGGCTGAAAGTCTGCGGGTAGAAGAAGATGCCATGTCCAGAAGTTCTAGTCAAGTGTCTGTGAGGAGTGATAGTACGGGAAAG ATGAGCAATGAAATTGAACAAACCTATACAAAGTATGATGACGATGATGACTTCATTGATGACACATTTGAAGCTACAAAATATGATGATAGCTACCTCTCACATGGAAGTTCTGAGCATGCATACCCAGTGCCAAAGAGATGTAGAGCTATTTATGATTTTCag GCCAGTAATGGAGACGAACTTGACATGGTGGAAAATGAACAATTAGAAATAATCAGTAGTGGTGAAGGTGATGGCTGGGTCAAAGGTCGTAATCATGAAGGTCGTGAAGGTTACATTCCAGAGAATTATGTTGAAATGTTTGGAGACAATGAAAATATTGAATTTCATCCTGTGACTCAGTCAGACTTTCAGGCAACATCACCTCCTCATACTGAGGTAGTGTCACCGACCTCGTCAATAGATCCCATGAGACAGGAAGTGACATCATATTCCTCTAGTGACATGGAGGTACAGATGACAACCAATACAATGCCAGTAGATAATCCAGATCTGTCAG ATGGAATTTGGGCCAGAGCTTTGTATGACTATTCAGGTTTATCTGACGAGGAATTATCATTCAATGAGGGAATGTTGATAAAAGTTCTACGTAAAGATGATAACGGTGTGGACGATGGCTACTGGGAAGGAGAAATAAATGGGAAAGTTGGTGTTTTCCCGTCACTGGTAGTGGAGGTACTACACTCGGGTTTGAAG
- the LOC139486319 gene encoding F-BAR and double SH3 domains protein 2-like isoform X9 gives MMQPPPRKVKHAAVLKNIHSEQVSKLQAKHQQECELLEDIRNFSRQRSIIEKEYAQSLLKLTTSLLKREFSATPDLSTDDGQEHKTALGVWRTILEETERLAKARLQAAEIYMEKIAEPLKPLKSAKIQCYKKMVPQLTTYQQEISQTVNEMVKSQKTYNIDQTLTHDARQKAAEANDRLSRKSTGIFTSLASLQKNCAKLNTRRDGCEVKSTNSRNEYLLCLAASSAHQHRYYSTNLPDLIDTLDGDMYDHIRDYFLTYGKAALDVSTQEKSACENIFTEADLIDRNFNHQCFLYCNKILTDKVQYQFEPCHNDKCNKISKEHGADLQVDKEARKWATKIAKETKAIRDHEKTLKALEATAAGDLGSDSGTGMENNQQEIEQKIEEMKQHIRKAETAKDKAEARIEMLRDSGVNVDEWLASAQAESLRVEEDAMSRSSSQVSVRSDSTGKMSNEIEQTYTKYDDDDDFIDDTFEATKYDDSYLSHGSSEHAYPVPKRCRAIYDFQASNGDELDMVENEQLEIISSGEGDGWVKGRNHEGREGYIPENYVEMFGDNENIEFHPVTQSDFQATSPPHTEVVSPTSSIDPMRQEVTSYSSSDMEVQMTTNTMPVDNPDLSDGIWARALYDYSGLSDEELSFNEGMLIKVLRKDDNGVDDGYWEGEINGKVGVFPSLVVEVLHSGLKVTL, from the exons AGCCTCCTGAAATTGACCACAAGCCTTTTGAAAAGAGAATTTTCTGCCACACCAGATCTCAGTACAGATGATGGTCAAGAGCATAA AACCGCTTTGGGAGTATGGAGGACAATCTTGGAAGAGACAGAAAGACTCGCCAAGGCTCGGCTTCAGGCAGCTGAAATATACATGGAGAAAATAGCTGAGCCTCTGAAACCTCTAAAATCTGCTAAAATACAATGTTATAAAAAG ATGGTACCCCAGTTGACCACTTATCAACAAGAGATCAGCCAGACTGTGAATGAGATGGTCAAATCACAGAAAACCTATAATATTGACCAAACACTGACCCATGATGCAAGACAAAAAGCTGCTGAGGCTAACGACAG attatcAAGAAAATCTACAGGAATTTTTACTTCCCTAGCAAGTTTACAGAAAAATTGTGCCAAG TTAAATACCCGACGAGACGGATGTGAAGTCAAATCTACAAACTCACGAAATGAATATTTATTATGTTTAGCTGCAAGCAGTGCTCATCAACATCGGTATTACTCAACGAATTTACCCGATCTCATAGAc acaTTAGATGGAGATATGTATGACCATATTAGAGATTATTTTCTGACCTATGGGAAAGCTGCATTAGATGTCAGTACTCAGGAAAAATCTGCTTGTGAAAATATATTCACTGAAGCTGATTTA attGACAGAAATTTTAATCACCAGTGCtttctttattgtaataaaatattaacaGACAAAGTGCAATACCAGTTTGAACCATGTCATAACGATAAG TGCAATAAAATATCCAAGGAACATGGTGCAGACCTTCAGGTTGATAAAGAGGCCAGGAAATGGGCCACAAAAATAGCCAAGGAGACCAAAGCCATCAGGGACCATGAAAAAACACTCAAGGCCCTTGAGGCCACAGCAGCAGGGGACTTG GGATCTGACTCTGGAACAGGGATGGAAAACAATCAACAAGAGATTGAACAGAAAATAGAAGAAATGAAACAGCACATCAGGAAAGCTGAA ACTGCCAAAGATAAGGCTGAGGCCAGGATAGAAATGCTCAGAGATTCTGGAG TAAATGTAGATGAATGGTTAGCCAGTGCTCAGGCTGAAAGTCTGCGGGTAGAAGAAGATGCCATGTCCAGAAGTTCTAGTCAAGTGTCTGTGAGGAGTGATAGTACGGGAAAG ATGAGCAATGAAATTGAACAAACCTATACAAAGTATGATGACGATGATGACTTCATTGATGACACATTTGAAGCTACAAAATATGATGATAGCTACCTCTCACATGGAAGTTCTGAGCATGCATACCCAGTGCCAAAGAGATGTAGAGCTATTTATGATTTTCag GCCAGTAATGGAGACGAACTTGACATGGTGGAAAATGAACAATTAGAAATAATCAGTAGTGGTGAAGGTGATGGCTGGGTCAAAGGTCGTAATCATGAAGGTCGTGAAGGTTACATTCCAGAGAATTATGTTGAAATGTTTGGAGACAATGAAAATATTGAATTTCATCCTGTGACTCAGTCAGACTTTCAGGCAACATCACCTCCTCATACTGAGGTAGTGTCACCGACCTCGTCAATAGATCCCATGAGACAGGAAGTGACATCATATTCCTCTAGTGACATGGAGGTACAGATGACAACCAATACAATGCCAGTAGATAATCCAGATCTGTCAG ATGGAATTTGGGCCAGAGCTTTGTATGACTATTCAGGTTTATCTGACGAGGAATTATCATTCAATGAGGGAATGTTGATAAAAGTTCTACGTAAAGATGATAACGGTGTGGACGATGGCTACTGGGAAGGAGAAATAAATGGGAAAGTTGGTGTTTTCCCGTCACTGGTAGTGGAGGTACTACACTCGGGTTTGAAG